Proteins from a genomic interval of Rhizoctonia solani chromosome 12, complete sequence:
- a CDS encoding Transposon Tf2-7 polyprotein — translation MSSQNLFVTVDPDSVSIAPSLPAEVSQTLTALKTLIMAVNHNLQVAIGQIHNNTADLATANNSLQNHDGGITQMEGQVKALENIISALAGAPQGSGSGSGSGSRRPKLNLPEKFDGSNKDKAVSFRVAVSHYLRVSYPQASVEEQIAFIISCLEGKAHEWLEPYLEEDVVNNHPVAWLHSINGFWLQFNARWNVQNKTENYRAKFKTLKQTKSVQDYYKDFQTYSQNLGYNDISLRDFFYDGLSLKIKEMLMAQDYDHNASNVSLENLADKALKIDQRLEQFQAQHKGQTNSSGSKSGTTLSTGALGNVTRDKLTVGDKVYMIGPDGKARKGTISKIGKNAKGMSIPTVKWNDGTVVESSFKSLKKDSHPVDPSPVQPKSSNSGPSPMDLDSAGKGKKPIVCSTCGGKGHYASQCPSNTYSGYEAHLSENESENGDL, via the coding sequence ATGAGCAGCCAAAATCTCTTTGTTACTGTGGATCCTGATTCTGTTTCCATTGCACCTTCATTACCTGCAGAGGTGTCTCAGACCCTCAcagccttgaaaaccttaatCATGGCTGTTAATCATAATTTGCAGGTAGCAATTGGTCAGATCCACAATAACACTGCTGATCTTGCTACTGCCAACAACTCTCTTCAAAACCATGATGGTGGCATCACCCAGATGGAAGGGCAAGTCAAAGCCCTGGAGAATATTATCTCTGCTCTGGCTGGTGCCCCTCAAGGTTCTGGTTCAGGCTCAGGCTCTGGGTCCAGGAGGCCCAAGCTTAACCTACCAGAGAAGTTTGATGGTAGTAACAAAGACAAAGCAGTTTCATTTAGGGTGGCTGTCTCTCACTATCTGAGGGTTTCATATCCCCAAGCCTCAGTTGAGGAACAGATAGCTTTTATTATCTCTTGCCTGGAGGGTAAAGCTCATGAGTGGCTTGAACCCTACTTAGAAGAGGATGTGGTCAATAATCACCCAGTGGCTTGGCTCCACAGTATCAATGGGTTCTGGTTGCAGTTCAATGCAAGGTGGAATGTCCAGAACAAGACTGAGAACTATAGGGCTAAATTCAAGACCCTAAAGCAAACCAAGTCTGTTCAAGATTACTACAAGGACTTCCAAACCTACTCCCAGAACCTAGGGTATAATGACATATCCCTAAGGGACTTTTTCTATGATGGCCTGTCTCTCAAAATCAAGGAGATGCTTATGGCTCAGGACTATGACCATAATGCCAGCAATGTTTCCTTAGAGAACCTTGCTGATAAAGCTCTGAAGATTGACCAGCGCCTAGAACAGTTCCAGGCACAACACAAGGGCCAGACCAACTCCTCTGGTTCCAAAAGTGGCACTACATTGTCAACAGGAGCCTTGGGCAATGTGACCAGGGATAAACTCACTGTTGGGGATAAAGTGTACATGATTGGACCAGATGGAAAAGCAAGGAAAGGCACCATTTCAAAAATTGGCAAAAATGCAAAGGGCATGTCTATTCCTACTGTGaagtggaatgatggcacTGTGGTTGAGAGTAGCTTCAAAAGTCTCAAAAAGGACTCACATCCTGTAGACCCCTCTCCAGTCCAGCCAAAATCTTCCAACTCTGGACCAAGCCCTATGGATCTTGACTCTGCAGGAAAGGGCAAAAAACCTATTGTATGCTCTACCtgtggaggaaagggacacTATGCTAGCCAATGTCCTTCTAATACATACTCTGGCTATGAAGCCCATCTATCTGAGAATGAGtcggaaaatggggacctctga
- a CDS encoding Retrotransposable element Tf2 protein: MFNSVYCSTTCFSSSHIILGNTGGTANHLESVPEDLGGAEAPYEALESIPRDPGGAVDYSLEGIPEELCDYAEVFSEDKVTELPPHCSYDLEIVLQDQTKQVKGPVYPLRPSDDEELKRILKEQLDQGLIRPSKSHYSSPVIFVPKKNGKRRMCIDYRALNANTVKNSYPLPLISNLIEKLRGAKCFTALDLKSGYNLVRIKEGDEWKTAFKTKYGLFEYLVMPFGLCNAPATFQHFMNDILRDILDVYVIVYLDDILIFSKSREEHVTHVREVLKRLQKHKLYCQLEKCRFFQDQVHYLGIIANGEGVCADPEKISKAVDWATPQTVKGVQEFLGFVNFYRRFIMNFSKLAYPLYQLLRKENPWKWGAEQQESFDNLKRALIESPVLIQPDVSKEFFLECDASDYATGAILSQKGGDDKLHPVAFLSKSLSPAECNYDIYDKELLAGELGPFLPPASPELGEVSLERVIRLLWGLQSQVDRIERTLSEQAKVSREVRTNVENISQAVDTVKDGLAQLQQSRGPHTPEERKPPAVKETPRAAPKVKPFGKTQPSLGAPAPIFSTGAPRRDPLTLFNPYPSSSFPSGPAPAQGPPPAPVITPAQPPAPSTVKVDHPDAFKGKIGSEAKQWLTRMLAWVCLNQRQFPLDLEVLSFLLMNMEEAAGAWAHPHLDQLGSHRALIQTVDEFKIEFLAAFGDPDATRAAERKITSLTQTGTCAKYITKFRTLQMELDWNNAALRGQFAQGLHWEVRRQIATRERQPRTLRELQDAALIIDNALREERASHPQQGNKSAKSSTTPNRGASTGQQATKTGPLSSNPNYVSEEERNRRRAEGLCVKCGRAGHKFAKCRTGWKATPKEDKGKAKETAKIGKDSGSQLGKDTNRHAPLFTIPIQPEKIAETLEVLIDSGATSSFLHPRTAEALRLPLIDLPSPRTVTMLNGSSPQAGKIWKKAVLTFTYDGKKMTETFLICNTGSHAAILGLKWLDAHNPEIDWNARTLSFPHTPPEHVAIAKEEEADQNPLEGVPSKYHQYAKVFGEEEFNKLPPHRHYDIGIELTEEGPLNLPLYSMTNAKSATLKDWLRDELKSGKIRPSKSSISSPVMFVPKKDGSRRLVVDYRRLNNWTKKNVYPLPRPDDLMAQLRGAKVFTKLDLRWGYNNVRVKEGDEWKTAFRTKYGLYESLVMTFGLTNAPAAFQHFMNKLFKDLLDVCVIIYLDDILIYSKDDAAHTQHVHEVLKRLMENQLFCKASKCTFHVTSVEYLGIIVSDKGFSLDKLKIQAVQEWPTPTKVKEVQSFLGFANFLRRFVANFSHMARPLHNLVRKDTPWKWDTKEQEAFQGLKNAITNAPVLCHADPTKPYFLETDASGAALGSILSQRQEDGRLHPLGFLSESFKGAEQNYDTHDKELLAIIQSFEYWRIFLEGTLHPITVFTDHWNLEYWKESRTFNRRHARWHLLLAGYNFQIVYCPGKQSGKPDALSRRLDHADVPPADQTMLPDPVFANVALVTPEKELQQQIELSLDQDESLEEILQFLQNESKAPPSIKRAFKDYKMEAGLLFYQGRIVVPDVGTLRTDLLRIFHDSPLAGHPGRQRTLELVSRSYYWPGIRSDTYWHVDSCETCQRIRKPRYASIPPQPLELPSRPWQHVSYNMIVDLPKDGNHNSILVIIDSFTKYGIFVKCSKKLKAPELAELFLEHVWKRHGMPEKTVSDRGRVFNNKFLKALYKRLGIDPHYSLAYHPQSDGQTERVNPSIEHFLRAYSGINQRDWTKWLPMAEFAYNNAVHSSTGKTPFKALYGWEPTLTPSNVPTDVPEADDLAQTMEAQWREVESALRQSKQQMTAGEDGSPTEFEIGEEAWLDAKNVNLKTLSPKLTEQRLGPFKVIKKISDRAYCLELPPTMRIHNVFYVGLLSKVKRDKKRNFENRPPPVTVDGEEEYQVKGITDAEERNGKWFFQVKWKGYGSKENTWEPQENLKNAKKILEKYEKDMKKKALGAAKALRGGQCREAKGGGEAPALIAPELFISSILTDSDLNDLIRDALPDDKTVAKILKSLEENIPVKGWSLDNGLLYYHQCIYVPNEPEIRRLVLESRHDNPSTGHPGQWRTMELLSRHYYWSGMKQSVAKYIQACDSCIRSKHSNQAKMGLLQPIDLPRKPWEEITYDLIVGLPISEGYDAILTVVDRLSKMVHFIPTTSKATAVDVANLFVNFIWKLHGLPRKTISDCGPQFNAKFLCQVYKRLGIEPHFSTAYRPQVDGQSERLNQFVEIFLRHYLSHRQDDWVALLPLAEFAYNNGVHAGSKHSPFYLCYGYNPDFTVGDITVTQVPQADELAEFLKKNLEEAKAALTMAQNKQAFYYNNKHKAAIKLEPGDRVFLDSSNIKTSRPSHKLEHKRLGPYKVLEKIGKESYKLELPKSMKIHPVFHIALLHKEPFDEFQRKPKPLPPVITQTGEEEYVVEKILDSRKQGRNLWYYVKWKGYGPEENTWEPKSHLANAPKQVAKFHQLHSDAPGP; this comes from the exons ATGTTTAACTCTGTATACTGTAGTACAActtgtttttcttcttctcatATTATCCTGGGAAACACTGGTGGGACTGCCAACCACCTTGAAAGTGTACCAGAAGACCTAGGAGGTGCTGAGGCTCCTTATGAGgctcttgaaagtatccctaGGGATCCTGGAGGTGCTGTGGATTATTCacttgaaggcatcccagAGGAACTCTGTGACTATGCagaggtattttctgaggacaAGGTGACAGAGTTGCCTCCTCATTGCTCCTATGACTTGGAGATAGTCCTCCAAGATCAAACCAAACAGGTTAAAGGACCTGTCTATCCCCTTAGACcttctgatgatgaggaactcaAGAGGATCTTAAAGGAACAGCtggaccaaggccttatcAGGCCCTCAAAATCCCATTACAGCTCTCCTGTGATctttgttcccaaaaagaATGGCAAAAGGAGGATGTGCATTGACTACCGTGCACTGAATGCCAACACAGTCAAGAACTCTTACCCCCTTCCTTTGATTTCCAATCTCATTGAGAAGTTAAGGGGTGCAAAGTGCTTTACTGCTCTAGACCTTAAATCTGGATATAACCTTGTCAgaattaaggaaggagatgaatggaaaacagcattCAAGACTAAATATGGCCtttttgaatacctggttatgccctttgggctGTGCAATGCCCCAGCTaccttccagcatttcatgaatgatatCCTGAGGGACATCTTAGATGTCTATGTGATAGtgtacttggatgatatccttaTTTTCTCCAAATCCAGAGAAGAACATGttacccatgtcagggaagttctCAAAAGGCTACAGAAGCACAAGTTGTACTGTCAGCTTGAGAAATGCAGGTTCTTCCAGGATCAAGTACACTACTTGGGAATCATAGCCAATGGGGAAGGGGTATGTGCAGACcctgaaaaaatctccaaagctgttgattgggcaacacccCAGACAGTtaaaggggttcaagagttcttaggttttGTCAACTTCTACAGGCGGTTCATTATGAACTTCTCCAAGCTTGCATATCCACTCTATCAACTGTTGCGCAAGGAGAACCCTTGGAAGTGGGGTGCTGAACAGCAGGAGTCTTTTGACAACCTAAAAAGAGCTCTGATTGAATCCCCTGTCCTCATTCAGCCTGATGTTTCAAAAGAGttcttccttgagtgtgatgCATCAGATTATGCAACTGGTGCAATCCTTAGCCAAAAAGGTGGAGATGACAAACTCCATCCTGTGGCCTTCCTTTCAAAGAGCCTATCACCTGCAGAATGCAACTATGACATCTATGACAAAGAGTTGCTTGCA ggagagctgggacccttccttccgccagcctcccctgagctcggCGAAGTATCTCTCGagcgggtcatccgcctcCTCTGGGGACTCCAATCCCAGGTTGACCGCATCGAGCGGACCCTCTCGGAGCAAGCCAAAGTTAGCCGAGAGGTTCGGACCAATGTCGAGAACATCTCACAAGCGGtcgatactgtcaaggatgggcttgcccaactCCAGCAATCCCGGGGcccccacaccccagaagaacgaAAACCCCCCGCGGtcaaggaaactcccagggccgcgCCCAAAGTCAAGCCTTTTGGCAAGACTCAACCATCCCTCGGGGCTCCAGCCCCCATCTtctccacaggggccccTAGGCGCGACCCCCTCACCCTGTTTAACCCCTAtccctcctcttccttcccttctggaccggctccagcccaaggacctccaccagcgcctgTCATTACCCCGGCgcagcctccagccccctccactgtaaaggtggaccacccagatgccttcaaaggcaagatAGGCTCggaggccaagcaatggctaacccgcatgttggcctgggtttgCCTCAACCAGAGGCAGTTCCCCTTGGACTTGGAGGTCCTCAGCTTCCTTCTCATGAATATGGAGGAAGCagcaggggcctgggcccatccccactTGGACCAATTGGGGTCCCATCGCGCACTCATCCAGACCGTGGATGAGTTCAAAATCGAATTCCTGGCCGCCTTTGGCGACCCTGATGCAACCCGTGCAGCGGAGCGGAAGATCACTTCCCTAACACAGACCGGCACTTGTGCCAAATATATTACTAAGTTCcgcacgctgcaaatggaGCTCGATTGGAACAATGCCGCACTACGCGGCCAATTTGCGCAGGGacttcactgggaggtccgAAGACAGATTGCCACAAGGGAGAGGCAACCCCGTACCCTGAGGGAGCTGCAAGATGCTgccctcatcattgacaacgccctccgcgaGGAAagagccagccacccgcaacagggtaataagtctgccAAATCCTctaccacccccaaccggggggcgagtaccggccaacaggccaccaaaaccggCCCCCTCTCTTCCAACCCCAACTACGTCTCggaagaagaacgcaaccgccgccgcgcagaaGGCCTCTGTGTGAAATGCGGAAGGGccggccacaagtttgccaagtgtAGAaccggctggaaggctaccccaaaggaggacaaagggaaagccaaggaaaccgccaagattggcaaagactctggatcccaattgggaaaaga taCCAATAGACACGCCCCACTTTTTACAATTCCAATCCAACCAGAAAAGATAGCGGAaacattagaagtcctgattgactcaggcgccacatcctcCTTCCTCCATCCACGCACCGCCGAGGCATTACGTCTCCCcctaatagacctcccttcaccccgtaccgttactatgctcaatgggtcaagcccccaggcaggaaaaatctggaaaaaggcagTACTTACCTTTACatatgatggcaagaagatgacggaaaccttcctcatctgtaaTACCGGCAGTCATGCTGCCATCCTAGGTTTAAAATGGTTAGACGCCCACAACCCAGAAATAGATTGGAACGCGCGCACACTTTCCTTTCCACACACTCCgccagaacacgtggccattgccaaggaggaagaagctgaccaaAACCCTctagaaggagtaccctccaagtaccaccaatacgccaaggtatttggagaagaagaattcaacaagcttcctcctcaCAGGCATTACGATATAGGAATTGAACTCACGGAAGAGGGTCCCCTTAATTTGCCTCTGTATAGTATGACCAACGCCAAATCCGctacactcaaggattggctcagggacgagctcAAATCTGGaaagatccgtcccagcaaatcatctatcagttcccccgtcatgtttgtccctaagaaagatggttcccgccgccTGGTTGTCgactaccgccgccttaacaactggaccaagaaaaacgtctatccactaccccgtccagatgatcttatggcccagctccgtggtgccaaggttttCACTAAATTAGACttgagatggggttacaacaacgtccgagttaaggaaggggatgaatggaaaactgcattccgcaccaagtatggcctaTACGAATCCCTagttatgacctttggtctcaccaacgcccccgccgcatttcaacacttcatgaacaagctgTTCAAAGATTTATTggacgtatgcgtcatcatatacctcgatgacatcctgatttattccaaggatgacgctgCTCACacacaacacgttcatgaggtcctaaAGCGGCTAATGGAGAATCAACTATTCTGCAAGGCGTccaaatgcaccttccacgtcacctccgtggaatacttgggaatcattgtctcggataagggttttagcctggataagctcaagatccaggcggtacaggaatggccaaCACCCACTAAGGTCAAGGAAGTTCAATCGttcctaggatttgccaatttccttcGTCGCTTTGtggccaacttcagccacatggctaggccgctacacaacctagtcagGAAAGACacgccttggaaatgggacacaaaggagcaagaagcattccaaggccTAAAGaatgccatcaccaacgcccccgtACTCTGCCACGCCGACCCTACCAAACCTTATTTCCTTGAGACAGACGCATCTGGCGCGGCCCTAggatccatactcagccaacgccaAGAGGACGGACGCCTACATCCGCTGGgattcctgtcagaatcattcaagggtgcTGAAcagaattatgacacccacgataaggaactcctggccatcatccaatcatttgaatactggcgcaTATTCTTAGAAGGTACCTTGCACCCCATAACGGTTTTCACTGATCATTggaacctggagtactggaaggaatctagaaccttcaaccgcCGCCACGCACGATGGCACCTCCTCCTTGCCGGTTACAATTTCCAGATAGtctattgcccagggaaacagtcaggaaaaccagatgccctctCACGCCGCTTGGATCATGCCGATGTCCCTCCTGCCGATCAAACAATGCTTCCAGACCCTGTATTCGCCAACGTTGCCCTAGTCACACCAGAAAAGGAATTACAACAACAGATTGAGTTGTCCCTGGATCAGGACGAGTCGCTAgaagaaatcctccaattcttacagaacgagtccaaggcaccgccatccatcaaacgcgcattcaaggattacaagATGGAGGCGGGGTTACTTTTCTATCAAGGACGAATTGTAGTCCCCGACGTTGGAACACTAAGGACAGATCTGCTCCGCAttttccatgacagccccctggcaggacacccgggAAGACAGCGCACTCTGGAATTGGTGTCAAGAAGTTACTACTGGCCGGGTATCCGCAGTGACACGTATTGGCACGTAGACTCATGCGAAACGtgtcaacggatcaggaaaCCCAGATACGCGTCTATTCCACCCCAGCCTCTGGAACTACCGtctagaccctggcaacatgttTCCTACAATATGATTGTGGACTTACCAAAGGACGGGAATCACAACTCGATCCTGGTCATCATTGATAGCTTCACTAAGTACGGgatatttgtcaaatgctccaagaaactaAAAGCCCCGGAACTAGCAGAATTATTCTTGGAACATGTATGGAAACGAcacggcatgcctgaaaaaacGGTCTCGGATAGAGGGAGGgtattcaacaacaaattcttGAAGgcgctgtacaaacgcctgggAATTGACCCCCACTACTCCTTGGCGTATCATCCCCAGAGCGATGGCCAAACTGAACGGGTCAACCCGTCCATCGAACATTTCCTAAGGGCATACTCTGGCATcaaccaacgggactggacaaaATGGCTGCccatggcggagtttgcatacaacaacgccgtaCATAGTAGCACGGGCAAAACCCCTTTCAAGGCCCTGTATGGCTGGGAACCTACCCTAACCCCATCAAACGTACCAACAGACGTCCCGGAAGCAGACGAcctggcccaaacaatggaggcacaatggagGGAGGTGGAATCAGCACTCCGACAGTCCAAACAACAAATGACAGCCGGAGAAGATGGGAGCCCAACGGAGTTtgaaattggagaagaagcttggctggATGCCAAGAACGTTAACCTTAAAACACTAAGTCCCAaactaacggaacaacgtcTGGGACCCTTCAAGGTTATCaaaaaaatctccgaccgggCTTATTGTCTAGAGCTTCCCCCAACCATGaggatccacaacgtcttctatgtgggactcctatctaaggtcaaaagggataaAAAACGTAACTTTGAAAATCGtcccccaccagtcaccgtggacggagaagaggaataccaGGTCAAGGGAATCACTGATGccgaagaaaggaacggaaaatggttcttccaagtcaaatggaagggatacgggTCCAaagaaaacacgtgggaaccccaagaaaacctaaaaaacgccaaaaaaattttagaaaaatacgaaaaagacatgaaaaagaaggcccttggcgctgccaaggcccttagaggggggcagtgtc gggAGGCTAAAGGGGGGGGTGAAGCCCCTGCACTTATTGCACCAGAGCTTTTTATCTCTTCAATTCTCACAGACAGTGACCTCAATGACCTTATCAGAGATGCACTGCCTGATGACAAAACTGTTGCCAAAATCCTGAAGTCCTTGGAGGAAAACATTCCTGTTAAAGGCTGGTCTCTGGATAATGGGTTGCTCTACTACCACCAGTGCATTTATGTACCcaatgagccagaaatcaggcGCCTTGTTCTTgaaagcaggcatgataatCCTTCCACAGGCCATCCAGGACAGTGGAGAACCATGGAGTTGCTGTCTCGCCATTATTATTGGTCTGGGATGAAGCAATCTGTGGCCAAATACATTCAGGCATGTGATTCATGCATCAGAAGTAAACATTCCAACCAGGCCAAGATGGGGCTACTCCAACCTATTGATCTACCCAGAAAGCCTTGGGAGGAAATTACATATGACCTGATTGTTGGCCTTCCTATTTCAGAgggatatgatgcaatactCACAGTGGTGGATAGACTATCCAAGATGGTCCATTTCATTCCTACCACCTCTAAAGCCactgctgttgatgttgcaaatCTCTTTGTGAACTTCAtatggaaactccatgggctgCCCAGAAAAACCATCTCAGATTGTGGGCCTCAATTCAATGCCAAATTCCTGTGCCAAGTATACAAGCGTttggggatagaaccacaCTTCTCAACAGCCTACAGACCCCAAGTGGATGGGCAAAGTGAGAGGTTAAACCAGTTTGTTGAAATCTTCCTAAGGCACTATCTTAGCCATAGGCAAGATGACTGGGTTGCTCTCCTTCCcttggcagaatttgcataTAACAATGGGGTTCATGCTGGGTCCAAACACTCTCCTTTTTACCTCTGTTATGGGTACAATCCAGATTTCACTGTTGGGGATATTACTGTTACCCAAGTCCCTCAAGCAGATGAACTGGCTGAGTTCTTGAAGAAAAACCTGGAGGAAGCCAAAGCTGCATTAACCATGGCCCAGAACAAGCAAGCCTTCTACTACAATAATAAGCACAAGGCAGCAATCAAGCTTGAACCTGGTGATAGGGTCTTCTTAGACAGCAGCAAtatcaaaacttcaaggccttcccacAAACTTGAACACAAGAGGTTGGGACCATACAAAGTCTTGGagaagattggcaaagagagCTACAAATTGGAACTTCCAAAATCTATGAAGAtccatccagtattccacaTAGCTCTACTCCACAAGGAACCCTTTGATGAATTCCAGCGCAAACCCAAACCTTTGCCTCCTGTAATTACCCAaacaggagaagaagaatatgtgGTGGAGAAGATTTTGGATTCCAGGAAGCAAGGAAGGAACCTGTGGTACTATGTCAagtggaaagggtatggaccagaagagaaCACCTGGGAACCCAAAAGTCACTTGGCCAATGCACCAAAACAGGTTGCCAAATTCCACCAGCTCCACTCAGATGCACCTgggccttga